The following DNA comes from Candidatus Baltobacteraceae bacterium.
ATCACCTTTGCCGGGGACTACTCGATCGTTCGGGAAAACGCGGGCGATCGTCCGGTACGCGCCTTTCCGCAAGACCGACTCGTCGTCCCCGGTTTCGTGAACGGTCATAGCCACGGGTATCAGATTTTGCTCCGCGGATGGGCCGACGATCGGACGTTCGCACGCTGGCGCAGCGACGCGCTCTATCGCGTGGTTCCGCGGCTGACGCCCGAGGACGTGTATTGGACGTTCGTCGCCGCGTTCTCCGAAATGCTGGCGGCCGGCATAACCACGGTTGCCGAATTCTTCTATCTCAACGGCGGCGGCAACGCTCACGCCGAGGCGGCGATCGCGGCCGCGCAGGAAACCGGAATTCGCCTGGTCCTCGCGCGCACGTGGATGGACGCTCCGTACGCACCGCCGCAGTTTCGGGAGAGCATCGATCTGGCCCAATCGCGCACGCTCGAGTTGATGGAGAAGTATCCGTGGGCCAACGTCTGCGTGGCGCCGCATTCCCTGCACGCGGCCTCACCCGAGATGATTCGCGCGGCAGCGAATTTTGCGCGCTCCTACGACTGCATGATGCACGTTCACGTCGCCGAGGCGGTGTATGAGGGCGAACAAACCTCGGAACGCTTCGGCACGACACCGGTCGGCCTTCTCGACCGGCTCGACGCACTCGACCGGCGCACGATCGCCGTGCATGCGATCTACGTTACCGAGGACGAGAAGCGTTTGCTGGCTGACCGCGGCGCGCGCGTGATTCACAATCCGATGACCAACCAGTATTTGGGTGACGGCATCTGCGACGCGAGCGGACTGCAGGCGCTCGGCGTGCCGATGGGATTGGGCACCGACGCCGACGTGAAGCCGTCGCTGATCGACGAAATGCGCGCGGCCACGCTCCTGCAAAAGATCGCACGAACCGACGGGAGCGCGTTCGGTGCGCGCGCGGCCTTCGATCTCGGAACGGCTCAGGGCGCGCTCGCGCTGGGATTGCAGACCGGCGATCTCGTCTCCGGCAACGCTGCCGACTACGTCGTGCTCGACGCGAGTGCGATCGATCCGTGGACGCCGGAGGTAAATGGGGTAGTCTACCGGGGAGAAGATGCGTGGGTGCAAGCAAGCTTTGTCGGCGGCACGCGCGTCTACACGGGCGAGCCCGCCCCGGCGGCTCGGCTGGCGCGCGAAAAACTCAAGGAGATAAGCGACCGTGTCATTCCATAAATTGCTCATCGCCGCGACGGTCTTGGCGATCGTGCTCGCGGCCTGCTCGCGTGGCAGCCAAAGTGCGAGCGCGACGGCGAGCACCAACGGCATCATGACCAACCAAAGCGTCGAGCCCTCGGGGAGCGCCGCGGCTTATCCGCCCGCCGGAGGGATGAAGGCGAACGGCGAGGCGATGGCGCCCGGCACGTTTGCGACCGTGCCGCCGAAACTCAATTGCGGCACGGCGGCGCCGGTCTGGGCCAATCCCCATTCGCGGGTCTATCACCTCCCGTCCGATCCGCTCTATGGGCGGACCCATCACGGCCACTACATGTGCGTCGCCGACGCGCTGCGTGAGGGGTATCGCTTGGCCAAGCCGCGCCGGCATCATCGGGCGCCGGCTCCGATCCCTTCGGATTAGGGAAAAGACGCGTGCAAGTACCCACTTGCACAACGGGGCCGGGGTGTGGTATCCTGCGTGCAAGTACCCACTTGCACCAAGGAAGATCATGCATCCGCCAACGCTCGTCTACCGGCCCGATACGCTCGACTCCGTGCGCAGCACGATGCTTGCTGCCTTTGCGGACGGCGCGCACCGGGTCGTGCTCGATCTCGACACGCTCACCCGCCTCGATACCGAGGGCGTACGCGGCCTGATCACGCTGCTGCGCCGCTCGCGCGAAGTCGGCGGCGAGCTCGCCCTCAAGGTCACGCGGCCCGAGTTGCTGCGCTCCCTTCAGGTGATGGCGCTCGATCGGCTGTTCCCGATGGTGAGGGATATCGCGGCATGAGCTGGCGTGCTTTGATCCTGGCTGCGCTCGCAGCCGTGCTCTGCGTTTCGTACGCGAGTGCCCAAAGCAGTGCCTCGGCTCCGACGAGCGCGCAAGAGGTGATCGCACGGATGCTCGCACGCGACACATCGCTTGCCTCGTACGAATCGCGCGTGCACGTGAGTTTGCGCATGCTCAACTTCCCGTTCCTGGCGCCGGTGCTCGACGGCACCTACTATTACAAGCGGCCCGACAAATACGAGATCGTCTTCGATCGCGTACCGAGCTACGCCAAGGGTTTCGAGAAGATCTTCAACGACGTCGGCGACCCGCAGAGCTGGTCGAAAGATCAGAACATCGAGTTCAAGGGCCTGCAGCCGCTCGACGGCCATCCCATGTACGTGCTTTGGCTGACGAAGAAGATTCATAGCGACATTCTCGACCACACACTGGTCTACGTCGATCCGCAAAATTACGAGCTGACGCAAATGGAGTGGCATTACACCAGCGGCGGAAGCATCGTCATGACGCAGCAATATCGCGAGCAGGACGGCTATGCGTTCGTCGGGTCGCAGCACGTGACGATCGATATTCCGCACGTACATGCCATAGGCGATTCGCAGTTCGGCCCGTATCAAACCAACGTCGCCGTCAGTAACTCGGTCTTTACGAAAACACCATGATGATAGAAGCACAGAAGCACGCAGCTGCCGATAAAGCCGCACCAGAAGATACGCGCGAACGTATCATCCTTGCCGCGCGCGAGGTCATCAAGCGCAAGGGCAAGCGTGGAGCGACGACGCGTGAGATCGCCGACGTCGCGGGCGTCAACGAAGCCACGCTCTTTCGCCACTTCGGCAACAAGGACGCGCTGATCATCGCGGTCGCCAAGCACTCGTGCCCCGACACCAAACTACGCGAGGTCATCGCCACCCTGCAGGGCCCGGTCGAAGCGGACTTGCTGGTCATCGCGAGATCGATCAACGAGCACATGGAGTCGATGATCGACATGATCCGTTGGTCGCTGGTCGAGACCGACTACGAAAACAGCATCTTTGCCCGCGAGACCTGGCGCCCCCAGACGGCCGTGCGCGCGGCTGTCATCGAGTACATGGCCGCCCAGACGGCCTCCGGTGCCCTCAACGGCAACCCTGCGGACCTGGCGGCGTTTTTCCTAGGTATAGTCTTCGCGCGGGTCATCTCGCGCGAGAAGTTCCCCGACAGCCGGCTCTCCTCGGATCCCGACTACGCACTTTCATTCATCGTCGACGTCTTCCTCAACGGCGTAAGGAGCAAATAATGGACACGCGCGAGGCACAGCAAGGCAGTGCCGGCCAAGCCCACAACGGGCGGAGCGAAAACGCGACCGAACTGAACGGGCGCACCGGTCCGCGCAAGCGGGTGATCTTCGGGGTCCTCGGAGCGATCGTCGTCATCCTCCTCCTGATATGGGGGGTGAAGTGGTTCCTGTACGCACGCGTGCACGAAGGCACCGACGACGCGCGGGTCGACGCCGATCCGGTGGCGGTGACCAGCAAAATCAACGAGCGCATCGACAAGATTCTGGTCGATACGAATGACCCGGTCCACAAGGGCCAGCTTCTGGTCGTACTCGATAATGCGGTCGAGCAGGATCAAGTCCGCAACGCGCGTGCCCAATACGATCTCGCCGTCGCCAACCAGCGCACCAACGTGCAGCAGGGACGGGGCGGCGTCACGCAAGCGCTGGCCCAGACGCAAAGCGATGCGGCTAATGTGCCGGTGGCGCAGGCGGGCGTCGCGCAGGCCGAGGCATCGTTGCGTGCTGCCGACGCGCAAGTGCCCGCGGCGCAGGCTGCGTATCAGCGCGCGCTCGCGGATTTTCGCCGCACGCAGTCGCTCGTTTCGACCGGCGACGTCGCTCGCTCGCAGCTCGATGCCGATCGCGCAACCTATCGCGCGGCCGCTGCGCAGCTTCAAAGCGCCCGCGACAACGTGACCTCGGCCGATGCCAACCTCAACGCCGCCGAGCAAAAAGTCGACGCCGCGCAAGCCTCCGTTGCGGCGGCGCAAGGCGGCGTCACGACGGCGCAAGGCAAACTCGCCCAGTCCTCGGACCCGAGCCAAGTCGAAGCGGCCGCCGCGCAGCTTGCGATCGCCAAGAAGAATCTGGCGTATACGCACATCTATTCGCCGATCGAGGGGTACGTCGGCGAGAAGAGCGCAGAAGTCGGGCAGACCGTTTCGGCCGGATTGACGATCATGACGTTGATTCCGAGCGGTCCGGGCCAGATCTACATCACGGCTAATTACAAAGAAACCCAGATGGGGAACATGCACGTGGGACAGCCGGCCGACATCAACGTCGACGCGTACCCCGGCCATACGTTCCACGGGCACGTCATGTCGATCAATCCGGCTTCGCAGAATACCTACGCGCTGGTACCCGCACAAAACGCGACCGGCAACTTCGTGAAGGTCACGCAACGAATCCCCGTCCGTATCTCGATCGACGACCCCAATCCCAGTCTCCCTCTGCGGCCGGGTATGAGCGTCGAAACCTACGTAAAAGTTCACTAAACGCGTAGAGATCATGGAACCAAGAAACGTAGTCGAACACGGCCTACGTCGGGGAATCGTGAGCGCCGCGGTCATTGCGGCCACGCTCCTCGAAATCATCGACACGACGATCGTCAACGTGGCGCTTCCGAACATTCAAGGCAACTTCGGCGTGCCCGTCGATCAAGGCGCGTGGATCGTGACCGGGTACATCATCGCCAACGTGGTCGTGATTCCGATTACGCCCTGGCTCGCGGCTCGCTTCGGACGCCGGCAATACTTCTTCGCGTCGATCGTGATATTCACGATCGCCTCGCTGATGTGCGGGCTTGCGCCGAGCTTCGGCTCGCTGGTGTTCTGGCGCATCGTCCAAGGGCTGGGGGGCGGCGGTCTCATTTCCACCTCGCAGGCGATTCTGCGCGACACGTACACGCTCTCGGAGCAGGGTAAAGCGCAAGGCATCTTCGCGATGGGCGTCATCGTCGGTCCGGCGCTCGGGCCGGTCCTGGGCGGATGGATCACCGATAATCTCACCTGGCGCTGGGCGTTTTTCATCAACTTGCCCGTCGGGATCGCTGCGGCCACCCTGATTTGGAACTTCTTGCGCAATCCGATCAAACCGCAAGCGAAGAAACTCGATTGGGTCGGCTTGGCGCTGCTCGCGATCGGCCTTGGATCGATGCAATACGTGCTCGACCAAGGGCAGCAGTACGACTGGTTCAGCGATACGAACATCCGGCTCTTCACCGCACTTGCGACCGCGGGAATCGGCGGATTCGTGTGGTGGACGCTGCGTTCGGGCATTCCGGTCGTCGATTTGCACGTGTTGCGGCTGCGTCAAGTCGCGGCCGGGAGCATCCTGGGTGCAGTACTTGGCATCAGCCTCTACGGCTCGATTCTCGTCTTACCGCAATATCTGCAGAACTCGCTCGGCTTCACCGCGACGCTCTCGGGGTTGACGGTCTTCGTGCGGGCGCTCGCCGTCATGACGTTCACGCCGATCACGGCGATGCTCGCGACCCGAGGCATAATCGACGTGCGGCTCTCGACCGCGATCGGCTTCGTCTTGCTCGGCGTCTCGAACTGGCTTCTCGCCGGGGTTACCACGCCAAACTCGGAATTCGGGAGTTTCATTCTCTGCCTGGTCATAAGCGGCATCGGCCTCTCGCAGATCTTCGTGCCGCTCTCGATTGCCGTGCTCGGCGGCGTGCCGGACCGGGAAGTGCCCTCGACCTCGGCATTTTTCAATCTCTCGCGTCAAGTCGGCGGCAGCATCGCGACCGCGATCCTGGTCACGCTCTTGGTGCGCGGAATAACGGTCCACCAAACGGAGCTCGCGGCGACCGTCAACCTCCACAGCGCGCCGACCGCGATCTATCTTCAGCAGAACGGCGGCGAGCATTCGACGTCGGCACTGAATAATCTCGACGGATTGGTGCAAGCGCAGGCGGCGGTGCTCTCATATGCCGATACCTCGCGCTGGACCGCGATTATTACGATCGCGCTCGCGCCGCTGGTCCTGCTACTCAACAAGCCGCGCCTACAAGGTGCAGTCGCGGTCGAATAGGAGCGCTCACGTGAACGTACGTATTCTTTCCTCTCTTGCGCTCGGTGCGATGATCGCTGCGACGCCGCTCGCAGCCGCGTCGGCCAAACCGAGGCTGCCGGCGGCCGCGAGCATTCCGACGCCGGTTCCGACGCCGATCACGCCGCCGGTGCCGACGGTTGCGCCGGGTTACAAGGCGCCGGACATCCCGCCGACCTCGGCCAATATCGTCGGCGTCACTCAGCAGCCCTTCGTGGGGATCTCACTCGAAGACGCGATCGGCATGGCGCTGCTCAAGAACCCCGATCTTTCGGTTGCGGCCGCAAATACGCACGTCGCGAGTTATCAAGTGCGCGAAGCCAAGGGCGCGTACGACGTCCACTTCTTCGTCCAGCCCTCGGTCAAGCACGATACGACGGCGGCCGAGAACGCATTTTTCTCGGGCGGCACCGACTTTCAGCCGATCGTGCAAAATTATCAAACGGCGCAAGCCGGCGTGCAAGGGCAGTCGCCGATCGGAACGCAGTACAACATCAACCTTTCGCAGACCAAAGTGAACGACAACACGTTTATCGATGCGTTCAATCCGTTTTACCTGGCCTCGCTCAACGTCTCGATCACTCAGCCGTTGCTCAAGGGCCTGGCGATGAACGACACCAAACGCCAGCTCGAACTCTCGGTCGTCAACGCGGACGCGACGCAGGCTTCCACGCTCGCCTCGGTTTCGACGACGATCTCGAGCGTCGAGGACGCGTATTGGGATTTGCTGGCAGCTTGGCGCAACGTGGCGATTCAGGAAGACGCACTACGCCAGAGCGTGCTGCAACAGCAGAGCAACGTCCGTCAGGCCAAGCAAGGTGCGGCCGCTCCAATCGACGCGGTGGAGTCCTCGACTCAAGTCGCGATCTATCAGGAGAACGTCTTTACCGCGCTGCAGACCGTCTCGCAACTGCAAAATCAGCTCAAGAGCATGATCGTCACCGACCCGGGCGATCCGATCTGGCGCGCAAATCTGGTCCCCACTTCACCCGCCTTGCAGCTTCCGCCGCCGCCGACGCTTCAATCGCTCCTCGATACGGCGATGAAGAACCGGCCCGAGGTCCGCCAGGCGTTCGACGCGCAACGGCAAGCCAACGTCAACCTCGCGTACGCGAAGAATCAGATGTTGCCGCAGGCCGATCTCCAGTTGACCTACAACGGCAACGGCTTCGCGGGGAACGCGCTGCCGCCGCTCGGCGGTGTTTTCGGCACGGCGACCCCGCCGCCGTACTACGGCGGTACGTTCCCGCAAGCGTACGGCAACATTGGCCGCTTCCCGACATACAGCGCCGGGATCCAGATCTCATACCCGATCGGGAACAACACCGCGAAGGGCGCGCTCGCGGTCGCGAACGAACAGGAACGCATCGCGAAGATCCAATCGATGAGCACGGCCGAGCGCATCCAATACGAAGTGCGCAACGCCGTCCAAAACTACCAGGCCGCGCTCGCCCAGCTCTTTGCGGCGCGGCAAGCGCGGGAAACGGCCGAACAAGTGCTGGCGAGCGAGATTCGCAAGTACCGCAACGGCGAGTCGACGACGTTTCTGGTCGACCAGCGCCAGATCACGTTCGTGCAAAACGAGGGGCTCGAACTCCAAGCGCAGACCTCGCTCAACAAAGCCGTCGTCGAGCTGCAACGCGTCGACGGCTCGATTCTCAGCCGGAACGGCGTCTCGCTGAATACGCTCGGAACGGGAGCGATCACACCGTGATCGCTCACTGATCCGCCTCAACTCCCGCGCGCACTGGTTGCTTTACGGCGTCGCGTCGGCTCGGAGGGGCCTTGCTCCGCTCGCTTTTGCTTGTTACGTTCGCTTCGCAAGGCCCGCTCCGACCGCCGCATCACGCCAAGACGACCAAAGAAGCGAGTCGATAAACCGGCGGCTCAATTCACGAAACCCCCGCCGCCGCTTTGTCGACGAGCCAGATGAGTTCGCCGTCGGCGGGCGCGATGATCTGCGCCGGATAGGTCGTCGGGTCGTAGGGACCCTCGCGGACGGCGGCCAGGGTGGCGGCTTTGGCGGCGCCTTCGACCGCGAAGACGACCGTGCGCGCGCCATTGAGCACCTGCGGGGTCAGCGTGATGCGCCACTGCGCTTGGGACTGCGAGTAGACCGCGCGCACCAGCTCTTCGTCGTGGGTGAGCGGATCGGTTCCGGGGAAGAGCGAGGCGGTGTGACCGTCGGGACCCATGCCGAGCATCACCAAATCGAAGCGCGGCTGCGGTCCGAGCGTGCCGATCAACTCGACGCGGTACGCGGCGGCGGCGCGGCGCGGGTCGTCTTCGCCGCGCATGCGATGCACGCGCTCCGGCGGAATGTGCAGCGGCTGAATGAAGGCGTCGTTCGCCATCTTGTAATTCGATTGATCGTGGTCGGGCGGTACGCAGCGCTCGTCGCCGAAGAAGACCTCAATCGCCTTCCAGTCGAGCGCGTTCGCGTACGGGGGCTGCGCAAGCAACGCATACGCGGCTTTCGGCGTGGTTCCGCCGGCGAGCGATACCGCGAAGCGCCCGCGTTCCTCGATCGCGCCGCGGCCGCGACCGACGAAGGTTTCGGCCAGCGCGCGCGCAACCTGCGCGGGCGTATCGGAGATCAGCAGATGTCCCTGCTCGCGCGTCATACGGCCTGGCGATCGATGATGTGCTTGGCCATCGTCAGCGATTCGATGAAAACTTCATCGCGCGTGCGGCTCAAGATCGCGCGCTCGACCAACGAGGCGAGGTCGACGGTGTGGACCGGCGTGCAGCGCGAACCACACGTCGTCGTCCCGGTTACGTCCAGGCAGATCGCGTTCAGATCGTTCGCTTGTACGGCGGCGCTGAACGTCGCGTGCTCGGACGCGAGCACCACCTTCGAGAGACGGCGCGGTGGGCCATCGTGGACCAATTCGAACTTCACCGGGCCGCTGGACGATGCCAACACTCCGCTTGCGGCCGGCGTCCAGGCCAAACGGCTGGCGAGCCACCCGAGCAGGTAGTACATCTCCGCGTCCGAACCGGCCGTGACCTCGATGCTGCGCAGCACCGCGAGTTCCCGGCGGCACTCGGGTTCATCGAAGAATTCCGCGATCAGCTCTTGCCACGAGACAAGCCGCAGATATGAGATGTCGTGAATGACGATCTCCGGATGCAGATCGATGAATCCGATGAGATCGCGCAAGGGACGCTCGTCGGTATGCGTCACCGAGCTGCTGCAGATCGTAGCATTTGCCCGTCGCGCCAGCGCGAGAAAGCGCTCGTCGGTCGAAAGCCCGTCGGCGATCCAAAGCAGAATGACCGGCGCCTCGGGAAGCTCCAGCATGGCAAGCGCCGCGCCGAGTTCGCTCGCGTCGGCTTCCTTCACGCCGATCTCGATCCACTCGCCGCGCGATCCGGAAGGCTCAACCAATCGCTCGCGGCCGTCCTTGCTCGCATCGAAGATCACGACCCGCGAAGGATGTTTGTCGGCGAGCGCGCGCGTGCGGTCGCGTACCCAGCCCGACGAAGCCGCGTCGCCCAAAAAGACCGCGAACGTCATCGTCGCGGCCTTCATGGAGCCGGGTTCGTGGCGAGCGGCGGCGAGCGCGTCGACGATCGGATGGATGTCGAGGCTCACAACGGACGCCAATCCGCGAAGAGCGTGAACGCCGACTGCGGACCTTGGGAACCGGACGGATAATTCGGAAACGTGAAATCCTTGGTGTTCTGCCACACCTCGAGCACCGGCATGACGATCTCCCATGCGCGTTCCACCGCGTCCCAGCGCGTGAAGAGGGTCTGATCGCCGCGCATCGCATCGCCGATCAAGCGTTCGTACGCAGGCGGCGACTGCACGCCGAAACCCGTGCCGTAATTGAAATCCATGAAGACGCTGCGGATATGCGCCTTCATCCCGGGAACTTTGGCGGAAAAGCGCATTGCCACGCCTTCCTCCGGCTGAATCTTCATCACGAGCACGTCGGGCTCGATCGTGTCGGTCCGTTCGCCGTAGATGCGGTGCGGGATCGGTTTGAACGTTACCGCGATCTCGGAAGTCTTCTTGGCGAGCCGTTTGCCGGAACGCAGATAAAACGGGACGCCGGCCCAGCGCCAATTCTCGATCTCGAGGCGTACCGCCGCGAACGTTTCGGTATTGGACTGCGGGTTCACGTCGGGCTCTTGGCGATAGGGGGGAACGGGTTTGCCGTTGATCGATCCGGCGCCGTACTGTCCGCGCGCCGCCATCTCGAGCACCTTGCTGAGCTGCGGCGGCTCGATCGACTGCAGTACCTTGAACTTTTCCGTACGGATCGCGTCGGCATCCGAACTCGACGGCGGCTCCATCGCGACCAGCGCGAGCAAATTCATCACGTGATTCTGAATCATGTCGCGTAGCGCGCCGGCGTGATCGTAGTACCCGCCGCGAAGCTCGACGCCGAGCTGTTCGGCCGCGGTGATCTGCACCGATTGCACGTAGTTGCGGTTCCAGACCGGTTCGAAGATCGTATTTGCAAAGCGCAACGCCATGATGTCCTGCACCGGCTCTTTGCCCAGGTAATGGTCGATGCGGTAAACTTCGCTCTCGCGAAAGACGCGATCGACTGCCGCTTGCAGCGCCCGCGCCGACGCCAGGTCCGTGCCGAACGGCTTTTCGACGACGATGCGTGCCCAACCGTTTTGCTGCGCGTTGAGATTGACTTCACCGAGCGCATTGATGATCGTGGGAAAGACCGAGGGCGGGGTCGAGAGGTAGAAGAGCCGGTTTCCCTTGGTGCCCAATTCCTTGTCGTTCTGCGCGATCCGCTTGGCCAGGAGACCGTAGCACTTGTTGTTGTCGAAATCGCCGCTGACGTAACTCAGGCGTTTCGCGAAGTCGTCCCACATCGCGCCTTGCGGTTTTTGATCGGAGGGTGCGAATTGGTCGAGCTGCTCCTTGCAGTACGCGCGAAATTCGTCGTCGGTGTATTCCGAGCGCGAGAACCCGACGACGGCAAAGTCGTTGGGCAGAATACCGTGCAGCCGCAACGAGTATATCGCCGGCAGGAGCATGCGCTTGAACAGATCGCCGCTCGCGCCGAAGAACACGAGCGAACACGGATCGCCGATCCGTTCGCTTTGGAGGCCCGCGCGCAGCGGGTTCTCCGCTTTTCCGTCGACCGAGACGGTGGCAACTGCGTCAGGCATGCGTCTCCGTCTTCACGGCGTGGCCGCCGAATTGATTGCGCAGCGCGGCGATCACCTTGGCGCTGAACGATTCCTGTTGGCGCGACACGAAGCGCTGCATCAGCGAAAGCGTGATGACCGGTGCCGGCACGTTCTCGTCGATCGCAGCCTGCACGGTCCAGCGTCCTTCGCCGGTGTCGTCGACGTAGCCGCGGATGTCTTTGAGGCCCGGGTCGGCTTTGAAGGCCAGCACCGCGAGTTCGAGCAGCCACGAGCGCACGACGCTGCCGTAGCACCAGACGTCGGCGACCTGTTCGAGGTCGAAATCGAACGGCGACTTCTCGAGGATTTCAAAGCCCTCTCCGTAGGACTCCATCATGCCGTACTCGACCCCATTGTGCACCATCTTCGAGAAATGGCCGGCGCCGGCGCGGCCGACGTGCGCGTATCCGTTGGGCGGCGCGAGCGTCCGGAAGATCGGCTCGCACGTCTTCACGGCGGAATCGTCGCCCCCGACCATCAGGCAGTAGCCTTCCTTGAGACCCCAAATGCCGCCGCTCGTTCCGGCATCGATCAGCGAGACGCCTTTGGCTTTGCAGCGATCGTAGGCAGCCAGGCCGTCCTTCCAATTCGTGTTCCCGCCGTCGACGATGATGTCACCCTTGCTCAGGATGCCGGCTAGTTCGTCGATCGTGTCGTCGGTCGGTTTGCCCGAGGGCACCATGATCCACACGATCTTGGGTGCGCTCAGCTTGGCGCACAGGTCGGCCAAACCGCTCGCGCGCACCGCGCCGCCCGAGGCCGCTTGCGCCACCGCGTCCGCGCTGCGGTCATAGACGACGACCTCGTGTCCCCCTTCGATCAGACGCGTCGTCATGTTCGCGCCCATCTTGCCCAGTCCAACCATCCCGAGTTTCATTCAAATCCCCCAATATCGTAAACCATGCGCAGCTGCACGATGCAGCTGCTGGTTCGGAGCACAGGATGTGCGATCCGCCCGCAGGGCGGCCGAACTATGCGCGTGCCGAGATCGCGTCGTCGACGGCGGCAATCAATGCGCGCAGCGCCTCGTCGATATCGCCCTTGAGATGAACGCGAACGCCGCGACGATGACGCTTGTCGAGTGATTGCCAGTCGCCGAGCGCCTGCGCCGCGAGCAGCGTGCGGAAGCCCACATTCATACCGGGAATCGGCATATCGCTGGGTTCGTCGCCGACGATCTGGAGCATCACGGCCGAATCCGGTCCGCCTTTGTGCAGCTGACCGGTCGAGTGCAAGAAGCGCGGCCCGAAGCCGACCGTCGTTGCGACGTCGCTTGCGTCGCGGATCTTCAGGCGCAGCTCGTCGAGTATGGCGATGTGCGCGGGATCGCGCGCGATGTACGCGCAGATCGCGACGTAGTCGCCCGGAACGAGCTGCTTGAAGACCGCTGCCAGCGCCCCGACGTCGGTGTGCGCGCCGGCACAATCCTTCGAGCCGGACAGATAGGTGATATCGAAGGACGCGCCTTCGACGTCGGCTGCCGGTTCGTCGATCGTACCCTTCGCCTCATACTGCGCAAGCAGCGCCTTGGTGTTGTCCTTCGACTCCTGGACGTTGGGCTGATCGAAGGCGTTTATTCCGAGCAAGCTGCCTGCCGCCGCCGTCGCAATCTCCCACAGGTAGAACTGCTCGCCTAGATCGTACTCGTCGTTCATCGCTAAACGAACGATCGGATGACCCGCGTCTTGGAGTGCTTGCAGCCCCTGCGTGACGCCGCCTGCCGGGTCCGGCAGATTTGCGCCGACGTACACGAAGACGCGGTCG
Coding sequences within:
- the gnd gene encoding decarboxylating 6-phosphogluconate dehydrogenase, giving the protein MVGLGKMGANMTTRLIEGGHEVVVYDRSADAVAQAASGGAVRASGLADLCAKLSAPKIVWIMVPSGKPTDDTIDELAGILSKGDIIVDGGNTNWKDGLAAYDRCKAKGVSLIDAGTSGGIWGLKEGYCLMVGGDDSAVKTCEPIFRTLAPPNGYAHVGRAGAGHFSKMVHNGVEYGMMESYGEGFEILEKSPFDFDLEQVADVWCYGSVVRSWLLELAVLAFKADPGLKDIRGYVDDTGEGRWTVQAAIDENVPAPVITLSLMQRFVSRQQESFSAKVIAALRNQFGGHAVKTETHA
- a CDS encoding OpcA/G6PD domain-containing protein: MSLDIHPIVDALAAARHEPGSMKAATMTFAVFLGDAASSGWVRDRTRALADKHPSRVVIFDASKDGRERLVEPSGSRGEWIEIGVKEADASELGAALAMLELPEAPVILLWIADGLSTDERFLALARRANATICSSSVTHTDERPLRDLIGFIDLHPEIVIHDISYLRLVSWQELIAEFFDEPECRRELAVLRSIEVTAGSDAEMYYLLGWLASRLAWTPAASGVLASSSGPVKFELVHDGPPRRLSKVVLASEHATFSAAVQANDLNAICLDVTGTTTCGSRCTPVHTVDLASLVERAILSRTRDEVFIESLTMAKHIIDRQAV
- the zwf gene encoding glucose-6-phosphate dehydrogenase — its product is MPDAVATVSVDGKAENPLRAGLQSERIGDPCSLVFFGASGDLFKRMLLPAIYSLRLHGILPNDFAVVGFSRSEYTDDEFRAYCKEQLDQFAPSDQKPQGAMWDDFAKRLSYVSGDFDNNKCYGLLAKRIAQNDKELGTKGNRLFYLSTPPSVFPTIINALGEVNLNAQQNGWARIVVEKPFGTDLASARALQAAVDRVFRESEVYRIDHYLGKEPVQDIMALRFANTIFEPVWNRNYVQSVQITAAEQLGVELRGGYYDHAGALRDMIQNHVMNLLALVAMEPPSSSDADAIRTEKFKVLQSIEPPQLSKVLEMAARGQYGAGSINGKPVPPYRQEPDVNPQSNTETFAAVRLEIENWRWAGVPFYLRSGKRLAKKTSEIAVTFKPIPHRIYGERTDTIEPDVLVMKIQPEEGVAMRFSAKVPGMKAHIRSVFMDFNYGTGFGVQSPPAYERLIGDAMRGDQTLFTRWDAVERAWEIVMPVLEVWQNTKDFTFPNYPSGSQGPQSAFTLFADWRPL